A stretch of Brassica napus cultivar Da-Ae chromosome C6, Da-Ae, whole genome shotgun sequence DNA encodes these proteins:
- the LOC106382078 gene encoding nucleolin 1, with the protein MGKKSATKVEAAPAAIKATKPLKKGKREPEDDLETKVNLKKQKKDLVAAVQKEKAEKKVPKKVESSDESDSSDSEEEDKAKKVPAKKAPVEAASSSDDDADDSSSDDEPAQKKAVASTNGIVAKKAKDESSSEEESSDEEEVAATKKPAAAAKPAAKDSSSSEEDSEDESEDEKVKPLAKKAAPVATKAASSSSDSSEEDSDEESEDEKTAPKAKEGTKTAEKDSSSDDSGSEESESEDEKETPKKKSSDVEMVDAEKHQPKTPSTPAAGGTKTLFVANLPFQVERSDVEEFFKEAGQVVDVRFATNKDDGRFRGFGHVEFASAGEAQKALEFHGRPLLGRELRLDVAQERGERPAYTPQSGTGNNFRSGGGGGEEVFVKGFDSSLPPNDIKSALREHFASCGEITRVSVPIDRETGGSRGIAYVEFKEGTKKAFELNGSDMGGWNIVVDQPRQKENNNSGGGFNGGRSGGRDNFRGRGRGRDNFRGRGRDNGRGRPSFTSQAKKTVFSDE; encoded by the exons ATGGGTAAAAAGTCCGCCACCAAA GTTGAAGCAGCCCCTGCTGCCATTAAGGCCACAAAACCTTTGAAGAAAG GTAAGAGAGAGCCTGAGGATGATTTGGAAACCAAAGTGAACCttaagaagcagaagaaagacTTGGTAGCTGCTGTTCAAAAGGAAAAAGCTGAGAAGAAGGTGCCCAAGAAGGTGGAGAGCTCTGATGAGTCTGATTCCTCTGATTCTGAGGAAGAGGACAAG GCTAAGAAAGTTCCTGCCAAGAAGGCTCCCGTGGAGGCTGCTTCAAGCAGTGATGATGACGCTGACGactcttcttcagatgat GAACCCGCACAAAAGAAggctgttgcttctaccaacGGAATTGTTGCAAAGAAGGCAAAGGATGAATCATCTTCTGAGGAGGAATCTTCAGATGAG GAAGAAGTTGCTGCTACCAAGAAACCTGCTGCAGCAGCTAAGCCAGCTGCGAAGGATTCTTCATCCTCTGAGGAGGATTCAGAAGATGAATCCGAGGATGAGAaggtgaaacctcttgctaagAAGGCAGCGCCTGTTGCTACCAAAGCTGCTTCAAGCAGTTCAGATTCGTCTGAGGAAGATTCTGATGAG gaAAGTGAAGATGAAAAGACTGCACCAAAGGCTAAAGAAGGTACCAAGACGGCTGAGAAGGATAGCAGTAGCGATGACTCTGGCTCTGAGGAGTCTGAGAGTGAGGATGAGAAAGAAACCCCTAAGAAGAAG AGCTCTGACGTAGAAATGGTGGATGCTGAGAAGCATCAG CCAAAGACACCATCGACTCCTGCTGCAGGAGGAACAAAGACACTCTTTGTTGCCAATCTCCCATTCCAAGTTGAAAGATCCGATGT TGAGGAATTCTTCAAGGAAGCTGGCCAAGTTGTTGATGTTAGATTTGCTACGAACAAGGATGATGGCCGTTTCAGAGGCTTTGGCCATGTTGAGTTTGCAAGCGCTGGAGAAGCACAGAAG GCACTTGAGTTTCACGGTAGACCTCTGCTCGGTCGTGAACTTCGTCTTGATGTTGCTCAAGAGAGGGGTGAAAGACCCGCTTACACTCCACAGAGCGG CACTGGTAATAACTTCAGaagcggtggtggtggaggcgAAGAGGTTTTCGTGAAGGGGTTTGACTCTTCTCTCCCTCCGAATGATATCAAGAGCGCCTTGAGGGAACACTTTGCTTCATGTGGAGAGATCACAAGGGTCTCTGTTCCCATTGACCGTGAAACTGGTGGTTCGAGAGG aaTTGCTTACGTTGAATTCAAAGAAGGCACAAAGAAGGcgtttgaacttaatggtagtGACATGGGAGGATGGAATATCGTCGTTGATCAGCCTAGACAGAAGGAGAACAACAATAGTGGTGGTGGATTCAATGGTGGAAGGAGCGGAGGAAGAGATAATTTCCGTGGTCGTGGCAGAGGAAGAGATAATTTCCGTGGCAGAGGAAGAGACAACGGTCGTGGAAGGCCTAGTTTCACTTCTCAAG CTAAGAAGACTGTCTTCAGCGACGAGTAG